The genomic segment ATCCCATCATTATTATTATCTTTAGTAATAAAAGTAGCTTGTTCTTTTAATAGTGGAACGGCATTTTCCATTGCTACTGAGTAATTAACAGCACCAAACATTTCTAAATCATTCATTCCATCACCAAAAGCATAAGTAGGAACATCTTGATACCCCATCACTTCTAAAAGCTTGGCAATTCCAACCGCTTTTGATCCACCTTTTCTGAGAACATCATTACTAAATGGTGTATTACGAACAAATTGTAATTCTTCAAAACGTTCTTGGAAATATTCATCGCCCGATTCCAGTAAAAGAAGCGCCATATTAATCGTTTCTTCTTTATACATGTTTTCTCGTACCATCGGGGTTGGCTCACCAAGAAAATCATAATGCGCTTTAACTACGGGAGTGATTGCTGATGCGCCAATTCGTTTATCGTTATAATAACAAATTTCTACATTTTGCGATTTTGCTTCTTGTGTCAATCGTTCTAATAACTCCTCTTCCAAAACATCTTCATATACTTTCTCGCCTTCAAAAACAACCATTTGCCCATTCATCATAACGGCAGATTCGATACCTGTAATTTTCATTTGATGACTAATCTCTGTTAGCGTCCGTCCAGTAGCAATAACTGGTATAATGTTATTTTCTCGCAACTTATCCAGTGCACGGAGCGAGCTATCCAGTACTTTTGATTCACTATTCAAAAGTGTTCCATCCATATCAAAAAAACAAATCCCACGTGGTTTCAAATTATCCATCCTTTACTAACATAATATATCCATCATACCAATGTTACGCTTAGAAAGTAAAGGCTATTTGTACATTACAAAGTCTCCTGTATGTTCAAATCCCAGACGGTGATAAATTTCTCCTGCTACTGGATTGTCGTAAAATAAGCAAGGTTTCTTCCCTTCCGCGAGAACGTCACAACACAATTTTTTTAGAAGTGTACTTGCAAACCCCATCTGTCTATAATCTGAACTTGTTGCCACCCCAGTGATCATCGCAGAAAAAGTATTTTCCGCAGATGTTTCCGCTACAGCAACAATTTCTTGGTTTTGTTCAATATAATAAATCCGCTTCACGCCTTGTTCAATTTGGCGGATAATTAGTTCTTCATTTTCTTCCCGATTACCAAATTCATTAATATTTTTTCGCATTTCAATGATAGGTGCGACATCTTCCGAAACAGCTGTTCGTACAATAACATCTTGATTCACGGAAATACGGTTAACATGTTCACATTCACAAAAATAAGTATCTTGTCTTCTATCGGCAAGTCCTGGTAAAAAAGGTTCAAACTCTTGTGTGACACGAGAAATACCGCTAATTTCATATTTGTTATCGTTAGCAATAATTTCTGAAAAAGCTTTTGCATCAAAATTAGCATCTTTTGAATAAGGTAAATAAAATCTGTCAAATCTAAGTAACACTGCATGTAATTCATCACTTACATCAAATTCACCCCAAAGATCTTGAACATCACTATCATAACCAAAATTTTCAATATCGCCAATAATAAATAAATTAAGAGTTGCTTCGGGTTTCAAAAGTGCCATTACTTCTTCATTGTCAGATACTGTCAGTTTTCTAATCATGTGTCACACTCCTATTTTGAAAATTGTCTTCATTTTACGTGAGTTAATTAGGTTCGTCAAGCCCCAAACTTCTCGCTCTTGCCGAATGCGCAAAAAAAGTTTGGGAACAAATGTCCCAAACTTTTTTATGATTCGTAATGAATTTCGCCAATTTTCAACATTAAACTAATTGCGTTGAACTTTTCATCACCAAGATGCATTTTGTTTGTATCTTGAAATGTGATTGGTGCTGCTGTGATTGCTTCTTTGGATTGTTCAAAAAACTTTTCTTCTAATGCTAAACTTTCTGTAATTTGCATTATGTATTTTTGAAATTTGTTTTCATTTCTCATTTTTCCAATCATCAATGCTTTTAATGTATTTTGTGAAATTCCAACTGCAAGCGCAAACGTTCTATTGGTATATCCGTTTATTTTCATATAAAGTGACAAATTAGTGGCAATTCTATGTTTTTCTGCCTTGTTTTTCATTTAGGTTAACCTCCTAACCTTCTATAGTTATCATTATGCCCGCAAAAGATGAGAATCAGATTAAAACTTCATAGTATTTAGGTAATAAAATTGAAAACGTTTTCTTTTATTACTAAAAAAGCGCCAAAATAATCTCTATTTTGGCACTTTGTTCTTAATTTTTATATTTATCCCACACAACTGTCCTCAGAACTTCTAAAAATTCCGAATCAGCGTTTGGCATTGGTGGTCTGTGATATGTGGAACCTATTTCGTCAGTTACCACTCTACATTCATAGTCATTATCATAAAGAACTTCTAAATGTTCCGCCACAAAACCAACTGGCGTATAAATAAAATGTTTGTATTTTTCTTTTCCATAAAGCTCTCTTGTTAAATCTTGTACATCAGGTCCAAGCCAAGGTTCACCGGTTTTCCCTTCACTTTGCCAACCAAGCGCATAATGTGGTACAGCAACTTTTTCAAAAATCATGTCCGCTGTTTCTTGCAGTTGGTTCGGGTATGGATCTTGATGTTGTTTAATTTTTTCTGGCAAACTATGAGCTGACACAATCAAAATGGTATCGTTTAACTCATCTGCTGGAATTTGTTTAGCAGTTTCATTAATTCTGTCTGCCCACATTTGGATGAATTTTGGTTCTTTATACCAGTCATTAATCGATTTAATTTCTATTCCACCTAATTTATTTGCTGCGTCTTTTGCTCGTTTATTATAGGCTGCTACGCTGAAACTAGAATAATGCGGCGCTAGAACAATAGAAATCACTTCTTTTATGCCATCTTGATGCATCGCTGCAACAGCATCTTCAATGGAAGGTTCGATGTGTTTCAAGCCAATATAAGTTTTAAATTCCACCTCTGACTGAGCATCATTAAGTGCTTTTTCTAATCCGTAAGCCTGAGCCTCAGTAATTTTTGCTAGTGGGGATAATCCGCCAATTGCGTGATATCTCCCGCGTAAATCAGCAATCATCTCTTCACTTGGTTTATGACCGTGACGAATATCCGTATAGTAACGTTCAATATCTTCGTCTTTATATGGTGTTCCGTATGCCATTACAAGCAAACCAACTTTTTTAGTCATTTTTCATCATCCTTTGTTTAATAATATCTCGCTTCTGTCATGGATGTAGGCTGTTAGTTTTTTCAACATTTCAGGTGACACTTCTGGAAAAACGCCGTGTCCGAGGTTAAAGATATATCCAGGTTTTAATATCCCTTCTTGCAAAATCCGCTCTGTTTCTTCCAAGCATTTTTCTGGTGCAAGCAGAGTGGATGGATCTAAATTGCCTTGGATAGCTTTCGAAGGTACTTTTTTCCTAGCATCTGTAAGGGTTTCTCGCCAGTCTACCCCAACTACATCTAGCGGCATTGTTTCCCATTCTGCTAAAAGATGGCCCGCACCAACTGCTTGCATAATAATCGGTGTTGTCGGATGAACTGCTTTTATTTCCAAAATTATTTTTTCAATAACAGGTCGTATATAGGTTGCGTAATCTGGACGGCTAAGTGCGCCTACCCATGAATCAAATAATTGAACAGCCGAAGCACCAGCGTTAATTTGTGCAATTAAATAATCAGCAGT from the Listeria seeligeri serovar 1/2b str. SLCC3954 genome contains:
- a CDS encoding Cof-type HAD-IIB family hydrolase translates to MKPRGICFFDMDGTLLNSESKVLDSSLRALDKLRENNIIPVIATGRTLTEISHQMKITGIESAVMMNGQMVVFEGEKVYEDVLEEELLERLTQEAKSQNVEICYYNDKRIGASAITPVVKAHYDFLGEPTPMVRENMYKEETINMALLLLESGDEYFQERFEELQFVRNTPFSNDVLRKGGSKAVGIAKLLEVMGYQDVPTYAFGDGMNDLEMFGAVNYSVAMENAVPLLKEQATFITKDNNNDGIKLGLEKFGLI
- a CDS encoding GNAT family N-acetyltransferase, with translation MIRKLTVSDNEEVMALLKPEATLNLFIIGDIENFGYDSDVQDLWGEFDVSDELHAVLLRFDRFYLPYSKDANFDAKAFSEIIANDNKYEISGISRVTQEFEPFLPGLADRRQDTYFCECEHVNRISVNQDVIVRTAVSEDVAPIIEMRKNINEFGNREENEELIIRQIEQGVKRIYYIEQNQEIVAVAETSAENTFSAMITGVATSSDYRQMGFASTLLKKLCCDVLAEGKKPCLFYDNPVAGEIYHRLGFEHTGDFVMYK
- the hemH gene encoding ferrochelatase; protein product: MTKKVGLLVMAYGTPYKDEDIERYYTDIRHGHKPSEEMIADLRGRYHAIGGLSPLAKITEAQAYGLEKALNDAQSEVEFKTYIGLKHIEPSIEDAVAAMHQDGIKEVISIVLAPHYSSFSVAAYNKRAKDAANKLGGIEIKSINDWYKEPKFIQMWADRINETAKQIPADELNDTILIVSAHSLPEKIKQHQDPYPNQLQETADMIFEKVAVPHYALGWQSEGKTGEPWLGPDVQDLTRELYGKEKYKHFIYTPVGFVAEHLEVLYDNDYECRVVTDEIGSTYHRPPMPNADSEFLEVLRTVVWDKYKN